From Aspergillus fumigatus Af293 chromosome 3, whole genome shotgun sequence, a single genomic window includes:
- a CDS encoding arylsulfotransferase family protein — MFHNLHVCPYEGSDHLCYHQGVQTEGYTRGYYTILDDAYQETTTVHSGNGMFPGDLHELRVIDGKTALISVYQTEPYNLAAYGIGPGNGWVISGAFQEVDIKTGRVLFEWKSLDHVPLSATLTPLQLDGVVGDGRTNGSAWDYFHINSVDKNRDGDYLVSARHTSCIYKVSGATGSIIWQLGGTQSSFQLSGYNFSYQHDARFHEENETTTVLSFFDNASNLHQNTSSASSGKIVSIDHQTNTSTLTRQYHAPGNGLLSLFQGNTQVLPNKHVLIGWGNHPAISEHTEDGTAIFFATLESPGSQNYRAYKANWTAKPSDPPALRAYSASPNPATTFWVSWNGATDVDHWTIHATSPASDQFMPLEAVPSQGFQTTYTSSRYHPRAFAEAIAADGSSMANSSVVDTSSTLPGRG; from the coding sequence ATGTTCCATAACCTCCACGTCTGCCCTTATGAGGGATCAGACCACCTCTGCTATCATCAAGGAGTGCAAACCGAGGGATATACCAGGGGCTATTATACGATTTTGGACGACGCTTACCAAGAAACCACCACGGTGCACAGCGGCAACGGGATGTTTCCTGGCGATTTGCACGAACTGAGAGTCATTGATGGAAAGACCGCACTCATCAGTGTATACCAAACAGAGCCTTACAATCTCGCCGCATATGGCATAGGTCCGGGAAATGGTTGGGTGATCAGCGGCGCCTTCCAAGAGGTTGATATAAAGACAGGAAGGGTCCTATTTGAGTGGAAGTCGCTTGACCACGTTCCCCTTTCAGCTACCCTGACCCCCCTGCAGTTAGATGGGGTGGTTGGTGATGGCCGGACTAATGGTAGCGCGTGGGACTATTTCCATATCAATTCGGTTGATAAGAATCGCGATGGCGACTACCTGGTATCTGCAAGACATACCAGCTGCATATACAAGGTTTCCGGCGCGACTGGGTCCATCATCTGGCAGCTGGGCGGCACTCAATCTTCGTTCCAGCTGAGCGGTTACAATTTCTCCTATCAACATGACGCCCGGTTCCacgaggagaacgagacCACCACAGTTCTCTCGTTCTTCGATAACGCGAGCAACCTGCATCAAAACACGTCCTCCGCTTCGTCCGGGAAGATTGTTTCCATCGACCACCAGACGAACACGTCAACGTTGACTAGACAATACCATGCCCCTGGCAACGGCCTGCTTTCTCTTTTTCAGGGAAACACCCAAGTATTACCGAACAAGCATGTTCTGATCGGATGGGGCAACCATCCCGCGATTTCGGAACATACCGAGGACGGCACTGCCATATTCTTTGCGACATTGGAGTCCCCCGGTTCACAGAATTACCGCGCATACAAGGCCAATTGGACTGCAAAGCCAAGTGACCCTCCGGCGCTTCGAGCATACAGTGCATCTCCAAACCCAGCAACCACCTTCTGGGTAAGCTGGAATGGAGCAACAGATGTTGACCACTGGACAATCCACGCCACATCCCCTGCATCGGACCAGTTCATGCCTCTGGAGGCGGTACCCAGCCAGGGCTTTCAGACTACATATACCAGCTCTCGCTACCACCCTCGGGCTTTTGCGGAGGCCATTGCGGCCGACGGGTCGAGTATGGCAAATTCGTCAGTTGTAGATACATCTTCAACGTTACCGGGGCGAGGTTAG
- a CDS encoding Hsp70 family protein has translation MRPTFVRAFSNNCLDDIIESEINRPSAGPELPATNGPNGGDEGQQPRQFIVAVDFGTTSSAVAYTVLRPGEDRTMVDIHQISSISLYPGSGEKERGLTTEVPTETCYPLNARPRQADSAEAMDVDPPARSGANLSLGVLYRSSFQRITRSKLLLDKTDYTRELREQLQATAENLAELGIINDSMDLIVDFLSHLLAHTKAQLISLHMFNDNDSVEWVLCVPVVWRRRAVRKMQDALIEASRRSLFGRTISNSVENLYIVSKPEAAAAHVLASTREVKAGDTFMVLDAGGGTVDAVIYKLRNTEPLQLEKEAVKPEGALCGSSYLNERCEEILRDRLKDETYLTSPTPGARKAITMEGIIASQVWEFETKVKRNCDIMDSNFTGHVFFIQGLRENKAKNFTDHRLRLDQKEFKDIFRPCLEGTSRLMLKQLQAARQKGIIVKAILRQRSVEIVGSPVGLLRPNVRLIVLIAEYGSDTAVASGAVLRALNQELGPIRIIQSSYGYLRTEPWDPELIKAHNSSKPKQVDPNNGDLYVKNTICWVLKKGDEVPPFAEYRFRTLFTFPANTKQRFKCNQHLYVSDMTFLRTEGHIRPVKPDNELGRRHYRVEYDLVMIVDGYNIRYEARWDNGQGEQVHAEKQINIAAAFASLEPEWESDEDGEEYLTDLCIQSGQRSKSIAIVDCSIPTAICLLNGTMQVADVCSIPPATHCL, from the exons ATGCGTCCCACGTTCGTCAGAGCTTTCTCGAACAATTGTTTAGACGACATCATTGAGTCCGAAATCAATCGACCATCCGCCGGTCCTGAATTGCCCGCGACAAACGGTCCCAATGGCGGGGATGAGGGACAGCAGCCTCGACAGTTCATCGTTGCGGTGGACTTTGGAACCACGTCCTCCGCCGTGGCGTACACAGTCCTTCGACCGGGGGAAGACAGAACTATGGTAGACATCCACCAGATTTCATCCATTTCGTTGTATCCCGGTTCTGGCGAGAAAGAGCGAGGGTTGACGACGGAAGTGCCCACGGAAACGTGCTATCCTCTGAACGCCCGGCCCAGGCAGGCGGATTCTGCTGAGGCGATGGATGTGGACCCCCCCGCGCGATCCGGAGCAAATCTTTCGCTGGGGGTTCTTT ATCGCAGCAGCTTTCAGAGAATCACCCGTTCGAAGTTGCTGTTGGACAAGACGGATTACACTAGGGAGCTCCGCGAACAGCTCCAGGCGACTGCCGAGAACCTGGCGGAATTAGGGATTATCAACGACAGCATGGACTTGATTGTTGACTTCTTAAGCCACTTGCTTGCGCACACCAAAGCTCAACTCATTTCGTTGCATATGTTCAATGACAACGACTCAGTCGAGTGGGTGCTCTGTGTTCCAGTCGTCTGGCGAAGACGGGCAGTGAGAAAAATGCAAGATGCATTGATCGAGGCCAGCCGTCGATCGCTCTTTGGTCGAACCATCTCCAACAGTGTCGAAAATCTCTACATCGTTTCCAAACCGGAGGCTGCTGCGGCCCATGTGTTGGCGTCCACTCGAGAGGTGAAG GCCGGAGATACCTTCATGGTCCTGGATGCCGGGGGTGGGACTGTCGACGCAGTGATCTATAAATTGAGAAACACCGAACCTCTCCAGCTGGAAAAGGAGGCTGTGAAACCAGAAG GCGCTCTATGTGGCTCGAGCTACTTGAATGAACGATGTGAGGAGATTTTGCGAGACCGGTTAAAGGATGAAACCTATCTCACGTCTCCCACTCCTGGGGCACGCAAAGCGATCACCATGGAGGGAATCATTGCATCCCAGGTCTGGGAATTTGAAACCAAAGTCAAGAGGAATTGCGACATCATGGATAGCAATTTCACAGGCCACGTGTTTTTTATCCAAGGGCTCAGGGAGAATAAGGCAAAGAACTTCACAGACCACCGACTGAGACTGGACCA GAAGGAATTTAAAGATATTTTCCGCCCTTGCTTGGAGGGAACCTCCAGGCTCATGCTGAAACAGCTCCAGGCAGCCCGCCAAAAGGGGATCATCGTCAAG GCGATCTTGCGCCAGCGGTCAGTTGAGATTGTCGGCTCCCCCGTGGGTCTCTTGCGCCCTAACGTCCG ACTGATTGTCCTGATTGCCGAATATGGCAGCGACACTGCGGTTGCTTCTGGTGCGGTTCTCCGGGCTCTCAATCAAGAACTAGGGCCGATTAGGATCATCCAGTCGAGCTACGGTTACCTGCGCACCGAGCCCTGGGATCCTGAGCTTATCAAGGCTCATAACTCAAGCAAACCGAAGCAGGTTGATCCGAACAATGGAGACTTATACGTGAAGAATACCATCTGTTGGGTCTTGAAGAAG GGCGATGAAGTTCCTCCATTTGCTGAATACAGGTTTCGAACTTTGTTCACATTCCCAGCAAACACTAAGCAGAGGTTTAAATGCAACCAACATCTGTATGTGTCAGATATGACTTTCTTGCGTACCGAGGGCCACATCCGGCCAGTCAAGCCGGATAATGAGCTCGGTCGACGCCATTACCGCGTTGAATATGACCTTGTCATGATTGTCGACGGTTACAATATACGATATGAGGCGCGCTGGGATAATGGCCAAGGAGAACAAGTCCACGCAGAGAAGCAAATCAATATTGCCGCAGCGTTTGCCAGTCTCGAGCCTGAGTGGGAGTCGGACGAGGACGGAGAGGAGTATCTGACTGACTTATGCATACAGTCTGGACAGAGAAGCAAATCAATTGCCATTGTAGATTGTTCAATACCTACTGCGATATGCTTACTGAATGGCACCATGCAGGTTGCGGATGTTTGCTCTATCCCACCAGCCACCCATTGTCTTTGA